From Denitrovibrio acetiphilus DSM 12809, the proteins below share one genomic window:
- a CDS encoding lysophospholipid acyltransferase family protein, whose amino-acid sequence MMLRFIKLTSTVFLFMVFIAGALILRFYAVSDVNKRRVGAWFVTKMSRLGLKVFGINITSLGDEFLEPAGRIIISNHMSYLDIIIYASIRPSVFVSSVEIQQTPFLGFLAKLGGTFFVERRNPKLVKLEVGNMAELVKEGFNVVLFPEGTSTDGSQILPFRSSLLAAASAAKVDVVPACIRYDEIDSFPFSSENCDKVCWYGDMSFAPHLWNFLKVTEVKTKITFFAPMDSSKSDRKQITQVAHQLISQEYFSAA is encoded by the coding sequence ATGATGCTGAGATTTATCAAGCTGACATCAACTGTTTTCCTTTTTATGGTCTTTATAGCCGGTGCACTTATACTGCGCTTTTACGCTGTCTCTGATGTGAATAAAAGGCGGGTAGGGGCGTGGTTTGTTACCAAAATGAGCAGGCTCGGGTTAAAGGTTTTCGGCATAAATATCACCTCGCTTGGAGATGAATTTCTAGAACCGGCAGGCAGAATCATCATCTCAAACCACATGTCTTATCTTGATATAATAATATACGCTTCGATCAGACCTTCCGTCTTTGTTTCTTCTGTGGAAATACAGCAGACGCCATTTCTCGGTTTCCTCGCCAAACTTGGCGGCACATTCTTTGTAGAACGCAGAAACCCAAAGCTGGTGAAGCTGGAAGTCGGCAATATGGCTGAACTTGTTAAAGAGGGTTTTAATGTTGTTCTCTTCCCTGAGGGGACATCAACGGACGGTTCGCAGATACTCCCCTTCCGCTCTTCACTTCTCGCTGCGGCATCAGCAGCAAAAGTTGACGTGGTCCCCGCATGTATACGCTACGACGAAATTGACAGTTTTCCATTTTCATCAGAAAACTGCGACAAAGTGTGCTGGTACGGAGACATGAGCTTTGCCCCTCACCTCTGGAATTTTCTCAAAGTAACCGAAGTCAAAACCAAAATAACTTTCTTTGCTCCGATGGATTCATCAAAATCAGACCGGAAACAGATCACACAGGTAGCCCACCAGCTCATCTCACAGGAATATTTCAGCGCCGCCTAG
- a CDS encoding GNAT family N-acetyltransferase, translating into MAAVRKKLVPKKVKRAAKALSNISKTYRFRIRTYRPHINIFVENSRYIIKTVENGAELMDVLKLRYEVFYSEYVGEITDDGVAGIDVDKFDILFDHLAIIDKKTGKPVGTYRLNCTRFNDKFYSGKEFKMKSIKELTGHKIELGRACVHPEFRNGATISALWKGLGAYMKATDSRYMFGCSSIHAEDTFQVALIHHWLKPHMDKDHSQIQPKRKFADNRLTSVLEKTSEDRFAPFREAAVNLVPPLLLSYLKAGGTVCGIPAQDKAFRCYDYLTLIDREKMDKGFIRKFIGE; encoded by the coding sequence ATGGCAGCAGTCAGAAAGAAACTGGTTCCGAAAAAGGTTAAAAGAGCGGCAAAAGCTCTCAGCAATATTTCAAAAACATATCGTTTCAGAATCAGAACGTATCGTCCCCATATCAATATTTTTGTTGAAAACAGCCGTTATATCATCAAGACAGTTGAAAACGGTGCCGAGCTCATGGATGTACTCAAACTCCGCTACGAGGTTTTCTACAGCGAATATGTGGGTGAAATTACTGATGACGGAGTTGCTGGAATAGATGTCGACAAGTTTGATATATTATTTGATCACCTTGCTATAATAGATAAAAAAACAGGTAAACCTGTCGGGACATACAGACTCAACTGCACCAGATTTAATGACAAATTTTACTCCGGCAAAGAATTCAAGATGAAGAGTATCAAGGAACTCACAGGGCATAAGATTGAGCTCGGCAGAGCATGCGTGCATCCGGAATTTCGCAACGGAGCTACAATATCAGCACTGTGGAAGGGGCTAGGAGCATACATGAAGGCGACAGACTCCAGATATATGTTCGGGTGTTCCTCAATACATGCAGAAGATACTTTTCAGGTTGCGCTCATACACCACTGGCTTAAGCCTCACATGGACAAAGACCACAGTCAGATCCAGCCCAAAAGAAAATTCGCCGACAACAGACTGACATCAGTTCTTGAAAAAACATCCGAAGACCGGTTTGCCCCTTTTCGTGAAGCGGCTGTCAATCTTGTCCCCCCTCTCCTTCTCTCTTATCTGAAAGCAGGCGGAACAGTATGCGGTATCCCTGCCCAGGACAAAGCTTTCAGATGCTACGACTACCTGACTCTGATAGACAGGGAAAAGATGGACAAGGGGTTTATAAGAAAATTCATAGGTGAATGA
- a CDS encoding radical SAM protein: MGLAFIKEAVVNLPSVMRGRTPGQLIIQTTDFCNATCPQCGMRKQEDFKRTRLDVDGMKRMIDRASKNGVKALSFTGGEPFLFQDDLFACIKYGHRKGIPYIRTGTNGFIFRNSGKPGFVDKMRKFAKELKKSGLYTFWISLDTWDIMEHEKNRGLDGVIDGIRTALLVFREEGVYPSANLGINRTIVKGKMSVTSHSSDTEKKAFYDAYVEGFRRFYEFAIGLGFTIANACYPMSMQGDAVYKAESVDDIVSYNDTEKHYLFKAMYDTLPEYRGRIRIFTPRSSLIMLVRHYGGEKDAGFACYGGIDYFFVESSTGHAFPCGFRAACDMGAYEDLDSRKIKHKPECRLCDWECFRDPSNQTGPLAEFFRNPFRVIRMFLGDREFMKEWWKDLLYYFACGMFNFTHEADYGKMLYFQKKNHAGKKKVISGEPSAAVSGH, encoded by the coding sequence ATGGGACTGGCATTTATCAAAGAAGCCGTGGTGAACCTTCCTTCTGTCATGCGGGGGCGGACACCTGGCCAGCTTATCATACAGACTACTGATTTCTGCAATGCAACCTGTCCGCAGTGCGGGATGCGTAAGCAGGAGGATTTTAAAAGGACAAGGCTTGATGTTGATGGGATGAAGCGCATGATCGACAGAGCCTCAAAGAACGGTGTCAAGGCGCTTTCGTTCACCGGAGGGGAGCCGTTTCTTTTTCAGGATGATCTTTTTGCATGTATAAAATATGGACACAGAAAGGGTATCCCTTATATACGCACAGGCACAAACGGATTTATATTTCGAAACAGCGGCAAACCAGGCTTTGTGGATAAAATGCGTAAATTCGCAAAAGAGCTGAAAAAGAGCGGTCTTTATACATTCTGGATAAGCCTCGATACGTGGGACATTATGGAACATGAGAAGAATAGAGGGCTGGATGGTGTTATCGACGGTATCCGTACGGCGTTGCTTGTTTTTCGTGAAGAGGGGGTATATCCATCTGCAAATCTGGGGATCAACAGAACTATTGTGAAAGGTAAGATGAGCGTTACGTCCCACAGCTCCGATACAGAAAAAAAAGCATTTTATGATGCTTATGTCGAAGGTTTCCGGCGTTTTTATGAGTTTGCGATCGGGCTTGGTTTCACTATTGCAAACGCCTGTTATCCTATGAGTATGCAGGGGGACGCAGTTTATAAGGCGGAATCAGTTGACGATATTGTGAGTTATAATGACACAGAGAAGCACTACCTTTTCAAAGCGATGTATGACACCCTCCCCGAATACCGGGGGCGCATCCGTATCTTTACCCCCAGAAGCTCGCTTATTATGCTGGTGAGGCACTACGGTGGTGAGAAAGATGCCGGATTCGCCTGTTACGGCGGTATAGATTACTTTTTTGTGGAGAGCTCCACCGGACACGCCTTCCCCTGCGGTTTCCGTGCGGCGTGCGATATGGGGGCGTATGAAGACCTTGATAGCAGAAAGATTAAACACAAGCCTGAATGCAGGCTTTGTGACTGGGAATGTTTTCGTGACCCTTCTAATCAGACAGGACCGCTGGCAGAGTTCTTTCGCAATCCATTCAGAGTTATCCGTATGTTCCTTGGTGACAGGGAGTTTATGAAAGAGTGGTGGAAAGACCTTTTATACTATTTTGCGTGCGGAATGTTCAATTTTACCCATGAAGCAGACTATGGCAAGATGCTGTATTTTCAGAAGAAAAATCATGCCGGCAAAAAAAAAGTCATTTCAGGTGAGCCTTCAGCGGCGGTGTCCGGACATTAA
- a CDS encoding metal ABC transporter ATP-binding protein — protein MFSEEKIVTVENLNFSYGQVNVLRDVNLSIHRREFLAVIGPNGGGKSTLVKILLGILKPDSGNVSVFGKKPGHSRNIGYVPQDVSAGRGFPVTVREVAMMGRALAKKGTSKSEDRAIVDRILDDMSLLSAAEKRMDDLSGGQRQRALMARALAIEPEIIFLDEPASNVDMKGQTKIFDLLGELNKNMTVVVISHDLTIIPKYATSVACVSGSVHKHDEAELTEDMIYESYGAVEGCPVELVAHGHPHRVLKEHKH, from the coding sequence TTGTTCAGCGAAGAAAAGATTGTAACAGTTGAAAACCTCAATTTTTCTTACGGACAGGTAAATGTCCTCAGGGACGTTAATCTGTCCATACACAGGAGAGAATTTCTTGCTGTGATAGGTCCTAACGGCGGGGGGAAGAGCACCCTTGTTAAAATACTTCTGGGTATACTTAAACCTGACAGCGGCAATGTCTCAGTTTTCGGTAAGAAACCGGGGCACAGCAGAAACATAGGCTATGTCCCGCAGGATGTTTCAGCCGGGCGGGGATTTCCTGTTACTGTTCGTGAGGTGGCAATGATGGGGCGTGCCCTCGCTAAGAAAGGTACGTCGAAATCCGAGGACAGGGCGATAGTTGACAGGATTCTTGATGATATGTCTTTGCTGTCTGCTGCGGAGAAGCGTATGGATGATCTTTCAGGCGGTCAGCGTCAGCGTGCATTGATGGCGAGAGCCCTTGCCATAGAGCCTGAGATAATCTTTCTGGATGAGCCTGCGTCTAATGTTGATATGAAAGGGCAGACAAAAATATTTGATCTGCTTGGCGAACTGAATAAAAATATGACAGTTGTGGTAATCAGCCACGATCTTACAATAATCCCTAAATACGCAACATCCGTGGCATGTGTGAGCGGCAGTGTGCATAAGCACGATGAGGCAGAGCTTACAGAAGACATGATATACGAGTCTTATGGCGCCGTGGAAGGCTGTCCTGTGGAGCTTGTGGCGCATGGTCACCCGCACAGGGTGCTTAAGGAGCATAAGCACTGA
- a CDS encoding glycosyltransferase — MAQADMHCHSKFSKHPSEWFLQRIGAAESYTEPDFIYNTAKSRGMDFVTITDHNNMEASWYLTQKYPHDTFTGTEFTVYFPEDGCKVHILCYGHTPEQFAELQRLRRNIYDFRDYIKANGLAHSVAHATFSVNGRLQIHHLEKLMLLFDVFEGINGGRGKLHNTTWVRTLENLTPLTLENLYSRYRIEPFSDNPWVKGFTAGSDDHAGLFLGKTYTLTRADSPQEYLERIKNKECRHAGRYSDFHSLAFTVYKIAYDFSRTKKSVHFAGGLFSKITKYIFEQEKPGLIERIKMKGFKMKSSSRGNKINMMLADLIDEMSSETFDHIEHKLNLVYRKSSDIADEYFRMMASNLAKDIDSISMDDLYRSVTTALPGMFVSIPFFSSFNQIYKDRALLNELDDKYSYSSRPRRKRILWFTDTINDLNGVSVTLRTIGKLAESKGYDLKLVSSLLPEELDHRVPPNLMNLKPVTSFKLPYYEKLSVKIPSVIAALEDIYDFEPDEVYISTPGPVGLVGLLASRLLSVKSTGIYHTDFTGEVKEIAGNDSLTNLVEWYTRWFFDSVTELKTTSEQYISYLENRGISRSKMSVFRRGIDAELFRPVAGKDGRAFTLCYGGRVSRDKNFDFLMRLFDEMEQKHDINLIIAGHGPYSEVVEEWAKDRSNIDVRGELDHSRMPDVYGESDMFIFPSNTDTFGMVVLESQACGLPAIVSNMGGPKEIIRDKVTGFVAKADDFQDWSEKLEYMINLYNTDRETFAGFKNNARERVLANFNWDIVLEDLFTERADPEDTELPVSPKMAV; from the coding sequence ATGGCTCAAGCAGACATGCACTGCCACTCAAAGTTTTCCAAACATCCATCGGAATGGTTCCTTCAGAGGATAGGGGCTGCGGAGTCCTATACGGAGCCGGACTTTATATACAACACAGCCAAAAGCAGAGGAATGGATTTCGTCACTATCACTGATCATAATAATATGGAAGCTTCATGGTATCTCACACAGAAATATCCTCATGACACATTTACAGGGACAGAGTTTACCGTATACTTCCCGGAGGATGGGTGCAAAGTACATATCCTGTGCTACGGACACACGCCGGAGCAGTTTGCAGAGCTTCAAAGGCTGAGACGTAACATTTATGATTTCCGTGACTATATAAAGGCAAACGGACTTGCCCACTCAGTGGCACACGCAACATTCAGCGTAAACGGAAGACTTCAGATCCATCATCTTGAAAAACTTATGCTGCTGTTTGACGTTTTTGAAGGGATAAACGGGGGACGTGGCAAACTGCACAATACAACATGGGTGCGCACACTGGAAAACCTCACTCCGCTCACACTGGAAAATTTATACAGCAGATACCGAATCGAGCCGTTCAGTGATAATCCATGGGTAAAAGGCTTTACGGCGGGCTCAGACGACCATGCCGGGCTTTTCCTCGGTAAAACTTATACTCTCACCCGAGCGGACAGCCCGCAGGAATATCTTGAGCGGATAAAGAATAAAGAGTGCCGGCACGCAGGGCGTTATTCCGATTTTCACTCCCTCGCATTCACTGTTTATAAGATAGCCTATGATTTTTCCCGCACGAAGAAGAGTGTCCATTTTGCCGGAGGACTTTTCAGCAAGATAACAAAATATATATTTGAACAGGAAAAACCGGGGCTGATCGAGCGAATAAAGATGAAAGGGTTCAAAATGAAGAGCAGCAGCCGCGGGAATAAGATAAATATGATGCTGGCTGATCTGATTGACGAGATGAGTTCGGAAACATTTGACCATATAGAGCACAAGCTGAACCTTGTCTATCGTAAGTCATCAGACATAGCAGACGAGTATTTCCGTATGATGGCATCGAATCTGGCTAAAGATATAGATAGTATCAGCATGGACGATCTTTATCGCAGTGTAACTACCGCCCTGCCGGGGATGTTCGTTTCCATACCGTTTTTCAGCTCGTTTAATCAGATTTATAAAGACAGGGCACTCCTTAACGAACTGGATGATAAGTACAGCTATTCGTCCAGACCGAGGCGGAAACGCATTCTGTGGTTTACCGATACGATAAATGACCTTAACGGAGTGTCTGTGACTCTCCGCACAATAGGGAAGCTGGCGGAAAGCAAAGGGTACGACCTTAAGCTTGTTTCGTCCCTTCTGCCGGAAGAGCTTGACCACAGAGTCCCTCCAAACCTGATGAACCTTAAGCCTGTCACTTCGTTCAAGCTTCCTTATTATGAAAAGCTGTCTGTGAAAATACCGTCAGTTATCGCTGCACTGGAAGATATATATGACTTTGAGCCGGATGAGGTCTACATCTCTACCCCGGGGCCTGTCGGGCTTGTGGGGCTTCTTGCCAGCAGACTGCTCTCTGTCAAGAGCACAGGTATATACCATACAGACTTTACCGGAGAGGTTAAAGAGATCGCAGGCAACGACTCCCTGACTAACCTTGTGGAATGGTATACGAGGTGGTTTTTCGATTCTGTTACAGAGCTCAAAACTACATCTGAGCAGTATATCAGCTATCTTGAGAACAGAGGCATCAGCAGAAGTAAAATGAGTGTGTTCCGCAGGGGGATAGACGCAGAACTTTTCAGGCCGGTTGCCGGAAAAGACGGGAGAGCTTTTACTTTATGCTATGGCGGGCGTGTTTCGAGGGACAAGAATTTTGACTTCCTTATGCGGCTTTTTGATGAGATGGAGCAGAAACATGACATTAATCTCATCATTGCAGGGCACGGTCCTTACAGCGAAGTTGTTGAGGAGTGGGCAAAAGACCGCAGCAATATAGATGTTCGCGGCGAGCTTGATCACAGCAGAATGCCTGATGTTTATGGTGAGTCGGATATGTTCATCTTCCCCAGCAACACGGATACTTTCGGTATGGTTGTGCTTGAGTCGCAGGCCTGTGGTCTCCCTGCGATAGTGTCTAACATGGGCGGACCGAAAGAGATCATAAGAGACAAGGTCACAGGCTTTGTGGCTAAGGCGGATGATTTTCAGGACTGGTCTGAAAAGCTGGAATACATGATAAACCTGTACAATACGGACAGAGAGACCTTCGCCGGATTTAAAAACAATGCCCGTGAGCGTGTGCTTGCCAACTTTAACTGGGATATAGTGCTTGAGGATCTTTTTACAGAAAGGGCAGATCCCGAAGATACCGAACTGCCCGTCAGCCCGAAAATGGCGGTGTGA